One window from the genome of Scatophagus argus isolate fScaArg1 chromosome 13, fScaArg1.pri, whole genome shotgun sequence encodes:
- the LOC124069721 gene encoding phosphatidylinositol 4-phosphate 5-kinase type-1 gamma-like isoform X5: MSVYMICQYSLCNEPLIELTNPGASGSIFYVTSDDDFIIKTVQHKEAEFLQKLLPGYYMNLNQNPRTLLPKFFGLYCVQCGGKNIRVVVMNNILPRSVRMHLKFDLKGSTYKRRASKKEREKSKPTFKDLDFLSDVPEGLTLDQDTYSALVKTLQRDCLVLESFKIMDYSLLLGIHNKSQAERERQSQGSPAGGGDEKRRAAQRALYSTAMESIQGGSTCRDTLDHDDTMGGIPAVGGKGERLLLFIGIIDILQSYRLIKKLEHSWKSLIHDGDTVSVHRPGFYAERFYKFCSTIVFKKSCSLRSSPSKRGRGALSMSKSSAGTGSTGQRPSLSDERQENLDNLENLRGARSFPMLEDNGREPPCTPPSFEDATTASISTTLSSNNSLPTTPFDTPEHPRYRRQMHSPSVARSQKVEIHGEKQDTITVEVELSKIPKTTELTQLTEKTSPNHLSPDHRPHVITSSTHHSVSPSSAYSSTTLPPSFASSSFAAQSAGQASSTIRPSTKPLTSPTAAQSSTLSSPVPLSGAQSSVLTLAQNTSTLPPASAFTPICPASPHRSSHQLPSTPPSSQPPSPQVPQQALRPSCNQLSVSSSHNSLDGEVPVSDIYFYADGRYWVYSPVLGRRKLNSSSSYNQNQEDRSWVYSPLHYGSRRGSDGESET, from the exons ATGTCCGTTTACATGATTTGTCAG TATTCTCTGTGTAATGAGCCATTGATTGAGCTGACAAATCCAGGAGCGAGTGGCTCCATATTCTACGTTACCAGTGATGACGACTTCATCATCAAAACTGTTCAGCACAAAGAGGCAGAGTTTCTCCAGAAACTCCTTCCTGGATACTACATG AACTTGAACCAGAACCCCCGGACTTTGCTGCCAAAGTTTTTTGGCCTCTACTGCGTCCAGTGTGGGGGAAAGAACATCAGAGTTGTTGTGATGAACAATATTTTACCACGCTCGGTACGCATGCACCTCAAGTTTGACCTGAAGGGCTCTACATACAAGAGGCGAGCATccaagaaggaaagagaaaagtcCAAACCTACGTTTAAGGACCTGGACTTTCTGAGTGACGTTCCTGAAGGCCTCACTCTGGACCAGGACACATACAGTGCTCTGGTCAAAACTCTACAGAGAGACTGTCTG GTCCTAGAAAGTTTTAAAATCATGGACTACAGTCTGTTGCTGGGGATCCACAACAAGAGCCAAGCAGAACGAGAGCGTCAGTCTCAGGGCTCACCTGCAGGAGGCGGAGATGAAAAGAGGCGTGCAGCTCAGAGAGCCTTGTACTCCACTGCGATGGAGTCTATACAGGGAGGCTCCACATGCAGGGACACACTGGACCACGATGACAC TATGGGTGGTATCCCAGCTGTGGGTGGTAAAGGAGAGCGCCTCCTGCTGTTCATTGGAATCATTGACATCCTGCAATCCTACAG ACTGATTAAGAAACTGGAGCACTCTTGGAAGTCCCTCATCCATGACGGG GACACAGTGTCCGTTCACAGACCAGGTTTCTATGCTGAGAGGTTCTACAAATTCTGTAGCACCATTGTGTTCAAGAAGAGCTGCT CGTTGAGATCGTCCCCATCTAAGAGAGGTCGAGGGGCTCTGTCCATGTCCAAGTCCAGTGCTGGAACAGGTTCTACTGGGCAGCGTCCCTCCTTGAGTGATGAGAGGCAGGAAAACCTGGACAACCTGGAGAACCTGCGAGGAGCTCGCAGCTTTCCAATGCTGGAAGACAACG GGAGAGAACCACCGTGTACTCCTCCTTCCTTTGAAGATGCCACCACAGCTTCTATCTCCACCACGCTCTCCTCTAACAACTCCTTACCCACCACCCCCTTCGATACACCAGAGCACCCACGCTATAGGAGACAAATGCATTCTCCCAGTGTGGCCAG GTCACAGAAAGTTGAGATTCATGGGGAAAAGCAGGACACCATAACAGTGGAGGTGGAGCTCAG taaAATCCCAAAGACCACAGAGCTCACACAGTTGACAGAAAAGACTTCCCCCAACCATCTGTCACCTGATCATCGGCCCcatgtcatcacttcatccaCCCATCACTCTGTTAGTCCTTCCTCAGCGTATTCCTCCACCAcacttcctccttcctttgcATCTTCTTCCTTTGCTGCTCAGTCAGCTGGCCAGGCGTCCTCCACCATCCGTCCTTCCACCAAACCGCTCACCTCTCCTACAGCTGCTCAGTCTTCCACGCTGTCTTCTCCAGTCCCTCTTTCAGGGGCACAATCCTCTGTGCTCACTTTAGCTCAAAacacctccaccctccctcctgCCTCAGCATTTACTCCCATTTGCCCTGCATCTCCTCACCGTTCCTCTCACCAGCTCCCCTCgacccctccctcctcccagccTCCAAGCCCCCAGGTGCCTCAGCAGGCGCTACGTCCATCATGCAATCAGCTGTCTGTGTCCAGTAGCCACAACTCGTTGGATGGGGAGGTGCCAGTGTCTGACATCTACTTT TATGCAGATGGCAGATATTGGGTGTACTCTCCAGTTCTTGGCCGTCGTAAGCTAAACTCTAGCTCAAGTTACAAT CAGAATCAGGAGGATCGGAGCTGGGTGTACTCTCCTCTGCACTACGGCTCCAGAAGGGGCTCCGATGGGGAGAGTGAGACA TAA